A DNA window from Rhizobium sp. NXC14 contains the following coding sequences:
- the folP gene encoding dihydropteroate synthase, which translates to MTGLEGSFWRVGHGREIELGRRSAIMAIINVTPDSFSDGGRFETLDAAVEHALQAVSDGAAIVDIGGESTRPGAASVSPSEEQARVLPVIETLRGRTEALISIDTYRAETARLAVGAGAHIVNDVFGLQKDAGIADVAAATGAGLCIMHTGRDRVKLADVIADQTYFLERSLAIAAAAGVTSDRIVLDPGFGFAKETAEENLELMARFSELSRFGLPLLAGTSRKRFLGAVTGREAPERDAATAASSALLRLQGAAVFRVHNVAINRDALAIADAMLNARQGFERKRPT; encoded by the coding sequence GTGACAGGGCTCGAAGGCAGTTTCTGGCGTGTCGGCCATGGCCGGGAAATTGAACTCGGCCGTCGTTCGGCGATCATGGCGATCATCAATGTGACGCCGGACTCCTTCTCCGACGGCGGACGTTTTGAAACCCTCGATGCCGCCGTCGAACACGCATTGCAGGCGGTCAGCGACGGTGCTGCGATCGTCGATATCGGTGGCGAATCGACTCGGCCGGGTGCGGCGTCGGTCAGCCCTTCGGAAGAGCAGGCGCGGGTGTTGCCCGTGATCGAGACGCTGCGCGGTCGTACCGAGGCGCTGATCTCGATCGATACGTACCGTGCCGAGACGGCGCGGCTGGCGGTCGGCGCCGGCGCCCATATTGTCAACGACGTCTTCGGACTACAGAAAGATGCAGGTATCGCGGATGTGGCCGCGGCCACCGGGGCGGGGCTCTGCATCATGCATACCGGCCGCGACAGGGTCAAACTTGCCGATGTGATTGCCGACCAGACGTATTTCCTCGAACGGTCGCTGGCGATCGCCGCCGCGGCCGGAGTTACCAGCGACCGGATCGTGCTCGATCCGGGATTCGGCTTCGCCAAGGAGACGGCCGAGGAAAACCTGGAGCTGATGGCGCGGTTTTCCGAACTGTCGCGCTTCGGTCTGCCGCTGCTTGCCGGCACGTCACGCAAGCGCTTCCTCGGCGCGGTGACGGGGCGCGAGGCGCCGGAGAGGGATGCAGCGACGGCCGCATCAAGCGCGCTGCTCAGGCTTCAAGGGGCTGCGGTTTTCCGGGTGCACAATGTCGCAATCAACAGGGATGCGCTTGCTATCGCCGATGCTATGCTCAATGCGCGCCAGGGATTCGAGAGGAAGCGGCCGACATGA
- the folB gene encoding dihydroneopterin aldolase, which produces MTTYTITLQNCAFFARHGVHDEEEFLGQRFFVDAELDVVAGEALESDSINDTVNYGIAFTVIEEIVTGKRRYLIEALALDIAKGLCQTFPQVRRAKITVRKPNAPVPGVLDFVQVSVEHFA; this is translated from the coding sequence ATGACCACCTACACGATCACGCTGCAGAACTGCGCCTTCTTCGCGCGCCACGGCGTGCATGACGAGGAGGAATTCCTCGGTCAGCGCTTCTTCGTCGATGCCGAGCTCGACGTCGTCGCGGGCGAGGCGCTGGAAAGCGATTCGATCAATGACACCGTCAATTACGGCATTGCCTTTACGGTGATCGAGGAGATCGTCACCGGCAAGCGACGCTATCTCATCGAAGCCCTGGCGCTCGATATTGCCAAGGGCCTCTGTCAGACGTTCCCGCAGGTGCGGCGGGCGAAGATCACAGTGCGCAAGCCCAATGCGCCGGTGCCCGGGGTGCTCGATTTCGTGCAGGTGAGTGTTGAGCATTTTGCCTGA